One Bacteroidota bacterium genomic window carries:
- the mtgA gene encoding monofunctional biosynthetic peptidoglycan transglycosylase — translation MPAETFQLPGPTSIVGRVLLWPVLAVLTFYGLCTLWLVAMLVVPPPVTSVQIQRQIEAVFEEGDFDFRYTPVSGAAISEQAGRAAVAAEDTRFYTHGGIDWEEIEKVRADAARRGVAPRGASTITQQLVKNLFLTTHRSYIRKGLEVPLAYLAELILPKERILELYLNVIEWGPGVFGIEAAAQHHYGISAADLSREQAARLAACIPNPRARTPQQMGSYAGTILTRMRQMGW, via the coding sequence GTGCCTGCCGAGACATTCCAACTCCCCGGTCCGACATCCATCGTCGGCCGCGTGCTGCTCTGGCCGGTCCTCGCAGTGCTGACGTTCTACGGCCTGTGCACGCTCTGGCTCGTGGCGATGCTCGTCGTGCCGCCGCCGGTGACCTCGGTGCAGATCCAGCGCCAGATCGAGGCCGTGTTTGAGGAGGGCGACTTTGACTTTCGCTACACGCCCGTCTCTGGGGCCGCCATCTCGGAGCAGGCTGGGCGCGCCGCCGTCGCCGCCGAGGACACGCGGTTCTACACCCACGGCGGGATCGACTGGGAGGAGATCGAGAAGGTCCGCGCCGACGCCGCCCGGCGCGGCGTGGCACCGCGCGGGGCCTCGACCATCACCCAGCAGCTCGTCAAGAACCTCTTCCTGACGACGCACCGCTCGTACATCCGCAAAGGACTCGAAGTACCCCTCGCCTACCTCGCCGAGCTGATCCTGCCGAAAGAGCGGATTCTGGAGCTGTACCTCAATGTGATCGAGTGGGGGCCGGGCGTCTTCGGGATCGAGGCGGCGGCGCAGCATCATTACGGCATCTCGGCGGCGGACCTGTCGCGCGAGCAGGCGGCCCGCCTCGCCGCCTGTATCCCCAACCCGCGCGCCCGCACCCCGCAGCAGATGGGTAGCTACGCCGGGACGATCCTCACCCGGATGCGCCAGATGGGCTGGTGA
- the greA gene encoding transcription elongation factor GreA: MDKPVYLTEEALENLKDELRTAKTKGRQEIAQEIAEARAQGDLSENAEYDAAKEAQGHLEARIAKLETTIANARMVDEKQIDTSKVFILSKVRVMNKKSKKEATYTLVSAEEADMAKGKISVASPVGKSLLGHEVGDVVEVTVPAGKIPFEILEISR; the protein is encoded by the coding sequence ATGGACAAGCCTGTTTACCTCACCGAGGAAGCACTCGAAAACCTGAAGGACGAGCTTCGCACCGCCAAGACCAAAGGGCGGCAGGAGATCGCGCAAGAAATCGCCGAGGCGCGCGCCCAAGGCGACCTCTCGGAGAACGCCGAATACGACGCCGCCAAAGAAGCGCAGGGGCACCTCGAGGCCCGCATCGCCAAGCTCGAAACGACGATTGCGAACGCGCGCATGGTCGACGAGAAGCAGATCGACACCTCCAAGGTGTTCATCCTCTCGAAAGTCCGGGTGATGAACAAGAAGTCGAAGAAGGAGGCGACGTACACGCTCGTCTCGGCCGAGGAGGCGGACATGGCGAAGGGCAAGATTTCGGTCGCCAGCCCGGTCGGCAAGAGCCTGCTCGGGCACGAGGTCGGCGACGTGGTGGAGGTGACGGTACCTGCCGGGAAGATCCCGTTCGAGATCCTAGAAATCAGCCGGTAG